The Paenibacillus spongiae nucleotide sequence CCTATACTTCCGTTTGGATGTCGCCTGGATTACGCTTGGCGGCGCCGATCCGGCACACATCCTTCGCAAGATGGCGGGCCGCGTACCGGCCATCCATTTGAAAGACGTCTACAGCACCGACGAAGTCGGAAAGTGGACTGCTGTCGGTACGGGTGAAGTGAAAATTAAGGAATCCATTGAAGCGGCAGAGGAAATCGGAGTTGAATGGATGACTGTCGAACAGGACCAGCTCCGCAACCTTACTGGTTTCGAGACTGCGACGGTCAGCTATCTGAACCTGAAAGAGAAGGGTCTGCTTTAAATTTTTCGCCACACGATCTTTTGACGATCGTGTGGCTTTTTCATTTTTACGGCTTTTTCTCGTATAATTGGTGAGTCAACCTTAGGGTTCGCAGCGTTAGCCCTATCATATTTAGGGATCAATTGCGGCAATTTAAACGAAAATCAATTTATTAAAGGAGCTCACATGGAATCGAAAAGAGCAGCAGCTGAAAAAGCTGTAGAGTATATTCGGAACGGTATGATTATCGGACTAGGTACAGGGTCTACGGCTTATTGGGCTATTCAAAAATTAGGAATTAATATCAAGGACGGTCTACGTGTGAAGGCAGTGGCAACTTCCATTCATACTGAAAATTTGGCTAAGGAGTTGAAGATCCCATTAATTTCGATTTCTGAGATAGAAGAAATTGATATTACGGTTGATGGCGCTGACGAGGTCGACGATGAGTGGAACTTAATAAAAGGCGGGGGAGGAGCACATTTACGTGAGAAAATCGTAGCTTCTATGAGTAAGGAGCTTATCATTGTTGTTGATGAAAGCAAAAAAGTAAATCGATTAGGAAAATTTCCTCTGCCTGTTGAAATTGTGATATTCAACTATGAGAATACGCAGAAAAAGCTTAGTACGCTTGGATGTGTTCCACAATTGAGGATTCGTGATAACAAACCATTCCTTACAGATAACGGAAATTACATTGTTGATTGTGACTTTGGAAGTATAGGCCAGCCAAGAGAACTTCATACCGCGATCAATAGCATACCAGGAGTCGTAGAGAATGGACTATTTATTAAGATGGCAACAAAAGTGATTATTGGTTACCAAGATGGATCTGTTAAAGAACAATGATCCTAACGAGCAGGCGCCGCGGCAGCCTGCTCGTTTTAAAGTACCATTTTTTCCAAATGCAATATTGTCGCCTTACCGGTATGAAATTAGCCGAGATGGTTCACATTAAGCCAAGTTAAAAAGAACATTGGTGTTAATGGAGTTCAATAAAGTTAAAAGAGGGAGCGTCTATGTACCGCTGGCAATCCAAAATTGCACTGCTGATCATTCTTTTCATCATAATCTTCAGTCTAGGCCTTACAAGAGCAGAAGCCGATTCAAAAACGGATGAAGAAGTTGCCGCTTTTTTATCTCGATTGTTCGTTTGCCGTGACCGTTCATTGGTCGAGCAAAATAAAAAGAACATGGAGGATTTTTACCTCCCGGGGCTTCCATCAAGTGAAGCAGCATTACGGCATGAAGTGGATAGTTCAACTTATGTGAATACATGGGCCCAGAAAAGGGGAATGCATATCACCAAGGCGACCAGCGAGATTCGCATTGTACGCATCAAGTTCAGCACAGATATAGCAAAAGTATCTTTCGTACAATCGTTAAAACTAAGCTATGTTTACGATGATCGTAATTTGCCGGAGCAATCCATGGGCATCGGGACTCGGCATGCGGTTGTATTAAAAAAAATGGGCGCCAGATGGTTCGTTAGCAGTGAATGGTACTTGGATCCCCTTGAAGAAAATCCGAATTTGATTCCGGAGTCTGTCGACGGCTATGCACCGGCTAAAGTGCCGCGCCCGGGGCTTTCATTAGGCCGTCATTATAACCGTCAACGCGCCGTTGCGTATGCCAACAAATATGCGGGGATCGCATGGGGGGCTGGCAATAACCACCGGTATAATCCAAGGTATTTGGATTACACGGGTAAAGGGGGGGATTGCACCAATTTTGCTTCCCAAGTTATTGGCGATATCAAGGAGGGCGGCGGATTACGCATGTCCCAAGGGTGGAGGTACTACTATCCCAAAGGGGGCAGCCAGTCATGGGTCCAAACCGATGCGTTCAAAAATTTCCTGATTCGTTCAGGCTATGGTACCGTGATTGCTAACGGCCACTATTCCGATCTTCTGAAACCGTCAAAGAAATATGCCCATGGCGCGATATCGCGATTGATGCCTGGCGATCTGATCGCCTACGTCATGAAAGGCGATGTGGATCATTTTTCAATCGTAGTGGATTTTGACGATAACGGATATCCGCTTGTAAATTCGCATACTGCGGATCGTTACCGGGTTCCGTTCGATCTGGGTTGGGACAAGCACACCAAATACATTCTGATCCATATGAAAGATTAGACCTCGGTTGAGTCAGTTTTATTCTGTAATCAGAGGGAACAATTTATTCCTTGGTTAGCAATCGAAGCTGGCTTCTTACCCTTCGGCTAGAAAATTCAAGAAAAATCCATGGTAGCGCCCATATCGGTGCTAATCTTGGCGGGGGACATGGAATAGGCTTCGATCTAGGCGGTCAGTTATGCGGTGCCCAATTCGGATTCCATTTTGGAGGAATCATGAATGATTTCGATGACTGGAAACGGTTTTGAAGTATTAGTTGAAGCTCGAACGAAACAGATTAACAAAACGTATTTTCATATAAACTCCCGCGCAACCGCAAAACAAGACCATGCCGGGGAGGATCATTAATGGTTTGGACCACGTGACGTTTTCTAAAGAAGCGTTCAAAACATAGACTGCTATTGCAATCATAATCAGAACAATAACGTCTAGCAGAAGTACTTTCGTGCGAATATATCCTGAACGGATGATCTTTAATGCCCAGAGATTCCATACAGCTGCAATGAGTTCCAATGAAAGGAAGCTAATTGCAGCTCCAATGTATCCAAATCCGGGAATGGCCAATAGGAAATAAAGAAGCACAATGCTGATGAGAATAGCACTAATAAGACTTGAAAACGGAATTTTTTTGCGATTCTGCGCCCAAAGAATGCTCGTCGTTAATTCACGCGTTCCTACTACGAAAGGCAGCAGCGCCAAATATCGAATCGGACTCGCTGCTTCAGTCGTCCCAAATATAAGCCACGATAAATCAGCCGCATATTGGAAAAGAAATAATCCTGAAGTCAAACCCCATAACCAGCCTGCCTCTAAACCCGCAGATGTTTGCCGAAAAAATTCATCCTTGTGACCTGCCTGCCAAACCGCCGTTATTTTCATCGTTAACGTGTGGGATAATGCAGCAGTAAGGATGGTCGGCATATAAGTCAGTATGATCGCCATTCCAGTCAATACGCCATAAATCTGTGTCGCTTCCAAGACAGAATAACCAGCCGTCTGCAGCCGGTTCGGAATGAGAATAGCATCGATAAAGTCCGAAGCGGGTATGAGCAATCGAGTAAATGCGATGGCGGCCGAGGTTCTGAGCAGGGCAGCAAGGGCTGGTCGGAGCGCTGAAGAACCCGTTGAAGGTAATCCGATCCGGTCGTGAGTAAACGACAGGAGGACAGTTAACACAAGGAAGGCAAACAAGGCACCGACGGTTGTGCCGATTACCCCGCCGCCAACCGCTTTGGCAATGCCGCCTGGCAATAAAACAAGCACGAATAGCACCAATGACGCAACACGGACGAACTGTTCCGTTATCTCTGATATGGCGATCAGATTATATCTTTCCAGCCCTTGCAAGTATCCTCGCAGCAGATTAAGCAGCGGAACAACGAGAAATGCTGGTGATAAGCAGCGTATCGTAAAGTCCAAATGAGGATTGCCGAGTGTTTGAGCGATCAAGGAAGAGAAGTGAAAGGTAAGTAAGCTGGCGGCCCCACCCAGCACGAAAATAACAATAGATAAGATTTTGAAAAATGCCCATCCTTGTGAGGCATTCTTTGCCGAGGATAATGCCAGCGCTGTCGGTAATCCACCCGTAATAAGAATGAGCGAAAGACCGTAGAATGAATATGCGATTTGATATAGCCCAACGCCTTCCGCGCCAACTAGCCTTGTCAACGAAATCCTTCCAATTAAACCTATGACTTTGACAAGAAATATGGCACTGGCTCGAAAAGCGGTTTGTTTCAATAGAAGCGGCCATCTCAATACATTCACCCCGTCATCCAAACATGCCCTTGTCCATCTTATGTCAAACCGGTCAAAGGTATGAAAGAAATAGAGGGTTCGGGACTCTTCTTCGTGTATGCTCGTCGTTTGCAGGTTTTTCTGGAGCGATGCAGCTCATTTACGATATAAACAGAAACTATCCACGGATTAATATGGTATAATATCAAAACTGACCGAAGGATACACTTTCATGGCAGAAGTTTTGCTGAAAGCCATCAGAGCTTGGTCGCCGAGAATATATAATTATTGATATTGGATAGAAAGAGGTTATAACATGTCAAAAGCATTGGAACGCCGACTAGTGGGGCGGATGAACAAAGAGGTTACTTTTCTAGGATTCGGGGCATTAGAAATCGGCCGGGATTGGGGAATAGGCTCGGAGACGGAGCGTCCGAACGAGCAAACCGCCGGAATCTTGTTAAACGAAGTGTTGGATTTGGGAATTACGCTTATCGACACAGCAAGTGCCTATCATGCAAGTGAGGAGCGCATTGGTAAGTCGATCGCTTCTCGTCGATCCCAATATGTACTTGCTTCCAAAGCAGGAGAGCACAACCAATACCCAGGTACATACTACGATTTCTCATATAAGGCCATCAAAGAGTCAATCGACCGGAGTCTTATGCTGCTTAACACCGACTATATCGATATTCTGCAGATTCATTTCGGACCTGATCCTCAAAAAGTTCTCCATGACGGCGAGACCGTAGCTGCAATGAAGGATGCGAAAAAAGAAGGTAAAATCGGGCATCTCGGCGCGTCCATCGACGGAGAGCTGGCGAAGCAGTGCATTCTGAGCGATGATTTCGATATCATGCAGCTTGAATATAATTTGCTCAATGTTCATAACGATGAGAATATTCGCCTAGCTCATGAGAGGGGAATAGGAGTGTTTATCCGCGGCGGTCTCGGCTACGGAAGGCTTACTTCGCGAGTGCTCCCTCAAGTCGCTAAAGATCCAGCTAGTAACGCCCAAGTCATGAAGCTGCTTGAACTCGTTGGTGGGGACGCCGATCGACTGACTGCACTTGCTTTGCAATTCCTGCACCGGAAGGAAGGAATTACGTCCATACTTGCGGGAACGAAGAACATTCACCACCTGCGCGCCAACTTTGAATTGCTGGAAGTGGATTTCAAGGATAGTGTTTGGCAAGCTGTCGACGAAATCGCAAACCATGCTAAATAGGATGGCAGTAATGGTTTAAAACTAGGGGGACCCGAGGCGACTGCCTTGGGCCTCTATTTATTATTTTCTTGAAAATTTCTTCACGCTGCCTGATAAGAATAACCCGATAACGACAACGACAGTTGCTGCTTTATCGAATAGGGTAATCGTTTCCTGGAGGAAAATAGCCGCCAAAATGAAGCCGAATATGGGGGTCATGAACAACCAGTTATTGGCCTTGACGGGATCTCGTTTCAGCAGAAAGAACCAAAGCAGCATGGTCCCGATTGAGATGATGAAGACCAGCCATAGGAGCGATCCAAGGAAATGTATATCAGGCTTGAAGAAAAATGTATCTTTCTCCAGAACATAGGCAAGTGGTAATGTAAGGATGCCGCCAATGCAAAGTTGCCATGTATTGATGACGATACCCGGCAACTCTAAGTCGACCTTCTTGAAATAGACACTCCCGACTGCCATCGCGAGCATTCCGATCCCTAAAATAATCAATCCGCTCATGCTAGCCTCGCCAATTGCGATAGATGGCCATGCGGCAATCCATAATCCGATTGCTGCGACTAACATCCCCAACCATTCTTTTATCGAAATGCTTCGTTTTAGCCAAATATAGGACAGGACTGCGACGAGTAATGGATTCGTCGCCACGAATAAATTAAACAAGCCTGCCGACACATCGTTCAGCGCCCAAAAGGTCGCCCCCAAATAAATGGTCGTATTAAGCAAGCCTAATCCGATTAGCGGCAGCCAATGCCGGGATCGCGGCCATGAATAATTCCGGTGGAATACATAAACATAAAGCAATAGCAGCAATCCGGCAGAAAGAAATCGGAACGCAGCCAGTGCCA carries:
- the rpiA gene encoding ribose-5-phosphate isomerase RpiA; amino-acid sequence: MESKRAAAEKAVEYIRNGMIIGLGTGSTAYWAIQKLGINIKDGLRVKAVATSIHTENLAKELKIPLISISEIEEIDITVDGADEVDDEWNLIKGGGGAHLREKIVASMSKELIIVVDESKKVNRLGKFPLPVEIVIFNYENTQKKLSTLGCVPQLRIRDNKPFLTDNGNYIVDCDFGSIGQPRELHTAINSIPGVVENGLFIKMATKVIIGYQDGSVKEQ
- a CDS encoding amidase domain-containing protein, translating into MHITKATSEIRIVRIKFSTDIAKVSFVQSLKLSYVYDDRNLPEQSMGIGTRHAVVLKKMGARWFVSSEWYLDPLEENPNLIPESVDGYAPAKVPRPGLSLGRHYNRQRAVAYANKYAGIAWGAGNNHRYNPRYLDYTGKGGDCTNFASQVIGDIKEGGGLRMSQGWRYYYPKGGSQSWVQTDAFKNFLIRSGYGTVIANGHYSDLLKPSKKYAHGAISRLMPGDLIAYVMKGDVDHFSIVVDFDDNGYPLVNSHTADRYRVPFDLGWDKHTKYILIHMKD
- a CDS encoding oligosaccharide flippase family protein, with amino-acid sequence MKQTAFRASAIFLVKVIGLIGRISLTRLVGAEGVGLYQIAYSFYGLSLILITGGLPTALALSSAKNASQGWAFFKILSIVIFVLGGAASLLTFHFSSLIAQTLGNPHLDFTIRCLSPAFLVVPLLNLLRGYLQGLERYNLIAISEITEQFVRVASLVLFVLVLLPGGIAKAVGGGVIGTTVGALFAFLVLTVLLSFTHDRIGLPSTGSSALRPALAALLRTSAAIAFTRLLIPASDFIDAILIPNRLQTAGYSVLEATQIYGVLTGMAIILTYMPTILTAALSHTLTMKITAVWQAGHKDEFFRQTSAGLEAGWLWGLTSGLFLFQYAADLSWLIFGTTEAASPIRYLALLPFVVGTRELTTSILWAQNRKKIPFSSLISAILISIVLLYFLLAIPGFGYIGAAISFLSLELIAAVWNLWALKIIRSGYIRTKVLLLDVIVLIMIAIAVYVLNASLENVTWSKPLMILPGMVLFCGCAGVYMKIRFVNLFRSSFN
- a CDS encoding aldo/keto reductase, with protein sequence MSKALERRLVGRMNKEVTFLGFGALEIGRDWGIGSETERPNEQTAGILLNEVLDLGITLIDTASAYHASEERIGKSIASRRSQYVLASKAGEHNQYPGTYYDFSYKAIKESIDRSLMLLNTDYIDILQIHFGPDPQKVLHDGETVAAMKDAKKEGKIGHLGASIDGELAKQCILSDDFDIMQLEYNLLNVHNDENIRLAHERGIGVFIRGGLGYGRLTSRVLPQVAKDPASNAQVMKLLELVGGDADRLTALALQFLHRKEGITSILAGTKNIHHLRANFELLEVDFKDSVWQAVDEIANHAK
- a CDS encoding DMT family transporter — its product is MSTVLGLLFSLLWSSAAIATKFGLASTTPLALAAFRFLSAGLLLLLYVYVFHRNYSWPRSRHWLPLIGLGLLNTTIYLGATFWALNDVSAGLFNLFVATNPLLVAVLSYIWLKRSISIKEWLGMLVAAIGLWIAAWPSIAIGEASMSGLIILGIGMLAMAVGSVYFKKVDLELPGIVINTWQLCIGGILTLPLAYVLEKDTFFFKPDIHFLGSLLWLVFIISIGTMLLWFFLLKRDPVKANNWLFMTPIFGFILAAIFLQETITLFDKAATVVVVIGLFLSGSVKKFSRK